Proteins encoded by one window of Cheilinus undulatus linkage group 13, ASM1832078v1, whole genome shotgun sequence:
- the LOC121519724 gene encoding gap junction delta-4 protein-like, whose amino-acid sequence MGATDLLFITVSQNVSFVGKIWWMLMLLLRLIVLLMAGFTLYSDEQERFICNTIQPGCSNVCFDVFAPVSIFRLWLFHLILLCLPHVLFVTYIMHKVISGFYPSFGGFYFNRSRGGSPFENSSSSRELSLHKAPLHEVPREWGVPRFYCAYLLVIVVRILLEVFFSAGQFFLFGLSIPKSFLCYEAPCTSGVECFISKPTEKMLMLNFMLGVSSLSVLLSLFDLMSSMKAMVSWRRKREMLLEEMSKGEQSSVFTTTTTEDSDVPITRRVSLSGSSKNGVKDEKHAAPAGDPLHAKVNNGGALIKHEDSAQEHRPDSRDARPDMSPAPTHFVPHSHLRPPMSPRPDRIPPPNSRAPTPMGVRKLGQFPPAAASSGQQSDSSDSQDKRAWV is encoded by the exons ATGGGAGCAACAGATCTACTTTTTATCACTGTCAGTCAAAATGTCTCCTTTGTGG GTAAAATCTGGTGGATGCTGATGCTGCTTTTACGTCTTATTGTCCTCCTCATGGCCGGTTTCACCCTCTACAGCGATGAACAGGAGCGTTTCATCTGTAACACCATCCAGCCGGGCTGCTCTAATGTATGTTTTGATGTTTTCGCTCCTGTGTCCATCTTCCGCCTCTGGCTCTTCCATCTCATCCTCCTCTGTCTTCCTCATGTGCTGTTTGTAACCTACATCATGCACAAAGTCATATCAGGATTTTATCCCAGTTTTGGAGGTTTCTACTTCAACAGGAGCCGAGGAGGTTCACCCTTTGAGAACTCGAGCTCCTCCAGAGAACTGTCTTTGCACAAAGCTCCACTCCATGAAGTCCCACGTGAGTGGGGAGTACCACGGTTCTACTGTGCCTACCTCCTGGTTATTGTTGTACGGATCCTCCTGGAGGTGTTCTTCAGTGCGGGGCAGTTTTTTCTCTTCGGTTTGTCCATTCCCAAGAGCTTCCTCTGCTATGAAGCTCCCTGCACGTCTGGGGTTGAATGTTTCATCTCCAAACCGACAGAGAAGATGCTGATGCTCAACTTCATGCTGGGAGTTTCCTCCTTGTCTGTTCTGCTGAGTTTGTTTGATCTGATGAGCTCCATGAAGGCGATGGTGAgttggaggaggaagagggagatgctGTTAGAGGAGATGAGTAAAGGTGAGCAAAGCAGCGTGTTTACAACAACCACGACTGAAGACAGTGATGTTCCTATAACCAGGAGAGTCAGCCTGAGTGGAAGCTCAAAGAACGGTGTGAAAGATGAGAAACATGCCGCTCCTGCTGGAGACCCTCTTCATGCAAAAGTCAACAATGGTGGAGCTTTAATAAAGCATGAAGACTCGGCACAGGAGCATCGGCCAGACAGCAGAGACGCTAGACCGGACATGTCTCCAGCACCTACTCATTTTGTCCCCCACAGCCATCTTAGACCTCCAATGTCCCCTCGCCCTGACAGGATCCCACCACCAAACTCCAGGGCTCCAACACCCATGGGTGTGAGAAAGCTTGGCCAGTTTCCTCCAGCTGCAGCGAGCTCAGGCCAACAGTCTGACAGCAGTGACTCTCAGGACAAAAGGGCATGGGTGTGA